One Novosphingobium sp. EMRT-2 DNA segment encodes these proteins:
- a CDS encoding TonB-dependent receptor, which yields MKTACKSRSLKIMGMLGASTFLTGLALPGTAFAEDQAAPAEQPADAAPATGEGLGEIIVTATRSAQSIQKVPISMQALSADTLGQRQVKGLSDFATLLPSVSFAGLGPGRQTIYFRGIVPAGGNYASAGYYLDDIPITGTGSPDIHAYDLERVEALSGPQGTLYGAGSLAGTIRIITNKPKLGKFEFGAESEVNKYGKGAFGGQIQGYVNLPVTETVAVRAMAYYRRDGGYVDNTPNNGKFNDGRSSTLSLGDNNPLTSYTLNNAAIAKKDYNPIYEYGGRLSLLWEPAPGWEVNPQVTAQRQIAYGYFGYDPRVGDLQVHDYDLTRQDDKWVQAQLSIHGHIGDFDVVSATGIFRRNTKLRNDYTYYTVTYDGFGGGYENYLQFFDKAGCTGSGLTLKCSTLINPTQYYHQDNNRNKFTQELRISTPKSWPFDLTIGGFYQSQQQENNNYYAIHGLDQIAGYTKAGAYSSGSGDTTTLAGFGIPTAAGGTMVVSPSAAVKGDGFYITENNQSYHDEAIFAEGHYKIFENLKLTGGIRYFWTDYKIKGFSGVTASALGVGCTVPLPAERIACSNQNPLAADGYGRYKEQGETHKVALDWQVTPTKMIYFNYSTGFRPGGYNRPLRIRASGGLPQVTVAAPAFKSETLTNFELGVKTTWNNIFRFNAAIYLENWDNIQYGVVVAGAQGAGYTGNAGTAQVKGVEYDADLKLGKVTISTSGAYNDGKLTGNFCNFVADRAALSIVQLASCPTGSRVVVNGTSTSAVAAADGTRLPRQPQFKGTTSIRYDTTVGDYAVYLQGAALYQTSATQDLNVEQNNLLTCTTLALAASQTAAGKSCSTPGFVSFDFSGGIKINNWSFDVFIQNAFDKRGTLTTNTFCSITFCSGSSRNFTIRPQFFGLRAGVKY from the coding sequence ATGAAAACTGCATGCAAGTCGCGCTCGCTCAAGATCATGGGAATGCTGGGCGCGTCGACATTCCTGACCGGACTGGCGCTGCCCGGCACCGCCTTCGCGGAAGACCAGGCCGCCCCCGCCGAACAGCCGGCGGATGCCGCGCCTGCGACGGGTGAGGGCCTCGGCGAGATCATCGTGACCGCCACCCGCAGCGCGCAGAGCATCCAGAAGGTGCCGATCTCCATGCAGGCGCTCAGCGCCGACACGCTGGGGCAGCGGCAGGTCAAGGGCCTGAGCGACTTCGCCACGCTGCTGCCATCGGTCTCGTTCGCGGGCCTCGGGCCTGGCCGCCAGACCATCTATTTCCGCGGGATCGTCCCCGCCGGCGGCAACTACGCCTCGGCCGGCTATTATCTGGACGACATCCCGATCACCGGCACCGGTTCGCCCGATATCCATGCCTATGATCTGGAGCGCGTGGAGGCGCTGTCCGGTCCGCAGGGCACACTCTATGGCGCGGGTTCGCTGGCCGGTACGATCCGCATCATCACCAACAAGCCCAAGCTGGGCAAGTTCGAGTTCGGCGCGGAATCCGAAGTCAACAAGTACGGCAAGGGTGCCTTCGGCGGCCAGATCCAGGGCTACGTCAACCTGCCCGTCACCGAAACGGTGGCGGTGCGCGCGATGGCCTACTACCGGCGCGATGGCGGCTATGTCGACAACACGCCCAACAACGGCAAGTTCAACGACGGCCGATCGTCGACGCTCTCCCTTGGCGACAACAATCCGCTCACCAGCTACACGCTCAACAACGCCGCGATCGCCAAGAAGGACTACAACCCGATCTACGAATATGGCGGCCGCCTGTCGCTGCTGTGGGAACCGGCGCCCGGCTGGGAGGTCAATCCACAGGTCACAGCGCAGCGGCAGATTGCCTATGGCTATTTCGGTTACGATCCGCGCGTCGGCGATTTGCAGGTCCACGATTACGACCTCACGCGGCAGGACGACAAATGGGTGCAGGCCCAGTTGAGCATCCACGGCCACATCGGCGACTTCGACGTCGTCTCGGCGACGGGCATCTTCCGCCGCAACACCAAGCTGCGTAACGATTACACCTATTACACCGTGACTTATGACGGTTTCGGCGGCGGATACGAAAACTATCTGCAGTTCTTCGACAAGGCGGGCTGTACCGGATCGGGCTTGACGCTCAAGTGTTCGACGCTGATCAACCCTACTCAATACTATCACCAGGACAACAACCGCAACAAGTTCACCCAGGAACTGCGCATCTCGACGCCTAAGAGCTGGCCCTTCGATCTGACGATCGGCGGTTTCTACCAGTCGCAACAGCAGGAAAACAACAACTACTACGCGATCCACGGCCTTGACCAGATCGCGGGCTATACCAAGGCTGGCGCGTACAGTTCCGGCAGCGGCGATACCACGACTCTGGCTGGTTTCGGCATCCCGACCGCGGCAGGCGGCACGATGGTGGTCAGCCCGTCCGCCGCGGTGAAGGGCGATGGCTTCTACATCACCGAGAACAACCAGAGCTACCACGACGAGGCGATCTTCGCCGAGGGTCACTACAAGATCTTCGAGAACCTGAAGCTGACCGGCGGCATCCGGTACTTCTGGACCGACTACAAGATCAAGGGCTTCTCCGGCGTTACCGCGTCAGCGCTCGGCGTGGGTTGTACCGTGCCCCTGCCGGCCGAGCGCATCGCGTGTTCCAACCAGAACCCGCTCGCGGCGGACGGCTACGGCCGGTACAAGGAGCAGGGAGAAACGCACAAGGTGGCGCTCGACTGGCAGGTCACGCCAACCAAGATGATCTATTTCAACTATTCCACCGGCTTCCGGCCGGGCGGCTACAACCGGCCGCTGCGCATCCGCGCTTCGGGCGGGCTGCCGCAGGTGACGGTCGCCGCGCCGGCGTTCAAGTCGGAAACGCTCACCAACTTCGAACTGGGCGTCAAGACGACGTGGAACAACATCTTCCGCTTCAACGCCGCCATCTACCTCGAAAACTGGGACAACATCCAGTACGGCGTGGTCGTCGCCGGCGCGCAGGGGGCGGGTTACACCGGCAACGCCGGCACGGCCCAGGTCAAGGGCGTGGAATACGATGCCGATCTCAAGCTCGGCAAAGTCACCATCTCCACCTCAGGTGCTTACAACGACGGCAAGCTGACCGGTAACTTCTGCAACTTCGTGGCGGACCGTGCCGCCTTGTCGATCGTGCAGCTGGCCTCTTGCCCGACCGGTTCGAGGGTCGTCGTGAACGGCACCTCGACCTCCGCGGTCGCTGCCGCAGACGGTACCCGGCTGCCGCGTCAGCCGCAATTCAAGGGGACGACCTCGATCCGCTATGACACCACAGTTGGTGACTATGCGGTCTATCTGCAGGGCGCGGCGTTGTATCAGACCTCGGCGACGCAGGACCTGAACGTCGAGCAGAACAACCTTCTGACCTGCACCACCTTGGCGCTTGCCGCTTCGCAGACCGCTGCCGGAAAATCCTGCAGCACTCCGGGGTTTGTCAGCTTCGATTTCTCCGGTGGTATCAAGATCAATAACTGGAGCTTCGACGTGTTCATCCAGAACGCGTTCGACAAGCGCGGCACGCTGACCACGAACACCTTCTGTTCGATCACGTTCTGCTCCGGATCGTCGCGCAACTTCACGATCCGCCCGCAGTTCTTCGGTCTGCGCGCCGGCGTGAAATACTGA
- a CDS encoding S8 family serine peptidase, with protein MPDGPAPHAGTRHGVRVAVIDSGVHPDHPHIDGAKLLPGVAIASDGTLSDAADATLDRLGHGTAVTAAIQEKAPDALILPVRVFHDALKTSAGALALAIGWSIEQGADVINLSLGTTNAAHREGFASVAARAAEAGALIVAAREADGTPCWPGALDADNVLGVGLDWDCPRETWRVRDGVLFASGYPRPIPGVPPRRNLYGISFATAQASGFAARAGAGLPPDGNRAERLRALLLSRAELPA; from the coding sequence TTGCCTGACGGCCCTGCCCCGCACGCCGGAACCCGACACGGCGTGCGCGTCGCCGTGATCGACAGCGGCGTCCACCCCGATCATCCGCATATCGACGGCGCGAAGCTGCTGCCGGGCGTGGCCATCGCGTCGGACGGCACCCTGTCCGACGCAGCCGACGCCACGCTCGACCGACTCGGCCACGGCACCGCCGTTACCGCCGCCATCCAGGAAAAGGCGCCGGACGCGCTGATCCTGCCGGTGCGCGTGTTCCACGATGCGCTGAAGACCAGCGCCGGCGCGCTGGCGCTGGCGATCGGCTGGAGCATCGAGCAGGGCGCGGACGTGATCAACCTGAGCCTCGGCACGACCAACGCCGCGCATCGGGAGGGATTCGCCAGCGTGGCGGCGCGGGCGGCGGAAGCCGGCGCACTGATCGTTGCCGCGCGCGAGGCCGATGGCACCCCCTGCTGGCCGGGCGCGCTCGATGCGGACAACGTGCTGGGCGTGGGGCTGGACTGGGACTGTCCGCGCGAGACCTGGCGCGTGCGGGACGGGGTGCTGTTCGCCTCGGGCTACCCGCGCCCGATCCCCGGCGTTCCGCCCCGGCGCAACCTCTATGGCATCAGCTTCGCCACCGCGCAGGCGAGCGGCTTCGCGGCGCGGGCCGGCGCCGGCTTGCCGCCCGATGGCAATCGCGCAGAACGGTTGCGTGCGCTGCTGTTGTCCCGAGCGGAATTGCCCGCCTGA
- a CDS encoding ABC transporter ATP-binding protein: MTAAPPPPVADWGTYRRLLPYVRPYLRPLLCVLLVSLLSTGVGLAQPYLSKLMIDEALLRRNMDALLAVSGAMIVVTLAGFALNILASYRYVGLSAAMLYDIRVALLRHLQTLSPRFYGGFRLGDLMSRINSDVSDVQRAAGDTLLSVLSNVLFFMGCVAMMVWLDWRLFLIGTVLVPVAVMVFLHFQKKVTALTREMRERGADLGSLLVDTVMGMRVVAALGAETHEVDRFGARNGAFVRAMLKMQVASFMTGALPGTLLTASTSVVILYGGTRIIHGEMTIGALVAFMAYHMRLFGPIQALLGLSSGLASTRVSLARIFELFDTPAEVTEPADARPLGPVRQGIRFERVSFRHDREPVLAGVDLFVPAGSFCAILGESGAGKSTMADLMVRFLDPQQGRILVDGHDLRQTCLADLRREVLLVDQAPYLFNDTIAGNIAFAMDGVPSARIAQAAAAAGLEPLLLRLPQGLDTRTGERGMALSAGERQRIALARALLREPSVLILDEPTAALDEGTEQRVADGLRAALPQATIVVITHKPALARRADLIVTLDHGHATVAANEPAFA; the protein is encoded by the coding sequence ATGACAGCTGCACCGCCGCCGCCCGTGGCCGACTGGGGCACCTATCGCCGGCTGCTGCCCTATGTGCGCCCCTATTTGCGACCGCTGCTGTGCGTGCTGCTGGTCAGCCTGCTTTCGACCGGGGTGGGCCTGGCGCAGCCCTATCTTTCCAAGCTGATGATCGACGAGGCACTGCTGCGCCGGAACATGGACGCGCTGCTGGCCGTGTCGGGCGCGATGATCGTGGTCACGCTGGCCGGCTTCGCGCTGAACATCCTCGCCAGCTATCGCTACGTCGGGCTGTCGGCGGCGATGCTCTATGACATTCGCGTGGCGCTGCTGCGCCATCTGCAGACGCTCAGCCCTCGTTTCTACGGCGGCTTCCGGCTGGGCGACCTGATGTCGCGCATCAACAGCGATGTCAGCGACGTGCAGCGTGCGGCGGGCGACACGCTGCTTTCGGTGCTGAGCAACGTGCTGTTCTTCATGGGCTGCGTGGCGATGATGGTGTGGCTCGACTGGCGGCTGTTCCTGATCGGTACGGTGCTGGTGCCGGTGGCGGTCATGGTCTTCCTGCACTTCCAGAAGAAGGTCACCGCGCTCACCCGCGAAATGCGCGAGCGCGGGGCGGACCTCGGCAGCCTGCTGGTCGATACCGTGATGGGCATGCGCGTGGTCGCCGCACTCGGCGCGGAGACGCACGAGGTCGACCGCTTCGGCGCCCGCAACGGCGCGTTCGTGCGCGCGATGCTGAAGATGCAGGTCGCCTCGTTCATGACCGGGGCGCTGCCCGGCACGCTGCTCACCGCCTCGACCTCGGTGGTGATCCTCTATGGCGGAACGCGGATCATCCACGGCGAGATGACGATCGGCGCGCTCGTCGCCTTCATGGCCTATCACATGCGTCTGTTCGGGCCGATCCAGGCGCTGCTGGGGCTGTCTTCGGGCCTGGCCTCCACCCGCGTTTCGCTGGCGCGGATCTTCGAGCTGTTCGATACCCCGGCGGAGGTAACCGAACCGGCCGATGCGCGCCCGCTCGGCCCGGTGCGGCAGGGCATCCGGTTCGAGCGCGTCTCGTTCCGCCACGATCGCGAACCGGTGCTGGCGGGCGTGGACCTATTCGTTCCCGCCGGCAGCTTCTGCGCAATCCTGGGCGAAAGCGGCGCGGGCAAATCGACCATGGCCGACCTGATGGTCCGCTTCCTCGATCCGCAGCAGGGCCGCATCCTCGTCGACGGGCACGACCTGCGGCAGACGTGCCTGGCCGACCTGCGGCGCGAGGTGCTGCTGGTCGATCAGGCGCCGTACCTGTTCAACGACACCATCGCCGGCAACATCGCCTTCGCCATGGACGGCGTGCCAAGCGCGCGTATTGCCCAGGCCGCAGCGGCCGCCGGGCTGGAACCGCTGCTGCTTCGCCTGCCGCAGGGGCTCGATACCCGCACCGGCGAGCGCGGCATGGCGCTTTCGGCGGGCGAGCGGCAGCGCATCGCGCTGGCCCGCGCGCTGCTACGCGAGCCCTCCGTGCTGATCCTCGACGAGCCGACCGCCGCGCTGGACGAGGGCACCGAGCAGCGCGTGGCCGACGGGCTGCGCGCGGCGCTGCCGCAGGCGACGATCGTGGTCATCACGCACAAGCCTGCGCTGGCCCGACGCGCAGACCTGATCGTCACGCTGGACCATGGCCACGCCACCGTGGCCGCGAACGAGCCGGCCTTTGCCTGA